Proteins from one Elephas maximus indicus isolate mEleMax1 chromosome 12, mEleMax1 primary haplotype, whole genome shotgun sequence genomic window:
- the CNPY4 gene encoding protein canopy homolog 4, whose amino-acid sequence MVVRGPHFVMGPVRLGTLFFVLAVFGARARTPKEQDDDLERLPSKCEVCKLLSLELQEELSRTGRSREMLELGQVLDTGKRKRHVPYSISETRLEEALENLCERILDYSVHAERKGSLRYAKGQSQTMATLRGLVQKGVKVDLGIPLELWDEPSVEVTFLKKQCETMLEEFEDVVGDWYFHHQEQPLQHFLCKRHVLPAAETACLEETWTGKEEITDRQEKTEGEEEHEEEEEEVTKTPGHPKHDPEDL is encoded by the exons ATGGTTGTTCGTGGACCGCACTTTGTCATGGGACCTGTGCGTTTGGGGACGTTGTTTTTCGTTTTGGCAGTGTTTGGGGCTCGGGCCAGAACGCCGAAGGAGCAGGACGATGACTTAGAACGCTTGCCCAGCAAATGCGAAG TCTGTAAGCTGCTGAGCCTGGAGCTACAGGAGGAGCTGAGCCGCACTGGTCGATCTCGAGAGATGCTGGAGCTGGGGCAGGTGCTGGACACAGGCAAGAGGAAGAGACACGTCCCTTACAGCATTTC GGAGACAAGACTGGAAGAGGCCTTGGAGAATTTATGTGAGCGGATCCTAGATTACAGTGTTCATGCTGAACGCAAGGGTTCACTGAGATACGCCAAG GGCCAGAGTCAGACCATGGCAACGCTGAGAGGCCTGGTTCAGAAGGGGGTGAAGGTGGATCTGGGGATACCTCTGGAGCTGTGGGACGAGCCCAGTGTGGAGGTCACGTTCCTCAAGAAGCAG TGTGAAACAATGCTGGAGGAGTTCGAAGACGTTGTGGGAGACTGGTACTTCCACCACCAGGAGCAGCCCCTACAGCATTTTCTCTGTAAAAGGCACGTGCTTCCAGCTGCAGAAACTG CGTGTCTAGAGGAAACTTGGACTGGAAAGGAGGAGATCACAGATAGACAAGAGAAAACAGAAGGGGAGGAGGAGcatgaagaggaggaagaagaggtaaCCAAGACACCAGGCCACCCCAAGCATGACCCAGAGGACCTTTGA